Part of the Terrisporobacter glycolicus ATCC 14880 = DSM 1288 genome is shown below.
CTTAGAAATGGAAGATGTATTTGTGTAGGAGAACCAGATAATATAATAAAAGAAAATGAATGTAATAATTTAGAAGAGGTATTTTTAAAATTAGGGGGCGATGTGTATGAGGATTAGTGCTATGGTTTGTAGAATAATAAGACAATTTTTACGAGACAAAAGAACATTAGCATTATTAATTGTAGCCCCTATGCTAGTTTTAACTTTAATGAGTTTTGTATTTACTGAAGAAGATACTAAATTAAATATAGGTGTGGAAAATTTTAATGTAAAAAATATATTATCATCTATGCATAAAGATAATGACATAAGTATAATGAGTAAAAAAGAAGCTGAAGGTAAATTTGAAGCTAAAGACCTAGATGCGTATATTTATGGAGACGAAAAAGAACTTAATATTTTATTAAATGGTGCTGATAATTCTGTGATTAATCAGTTAAATAAAAATATTCAAGAAGCAGTCAAAGATTATATGACTAAAAAAGGAGAAAATAATAAAAAAATAATTGAAGATTTAGTAAGCAATCCTATGATTAGCATGATGAATACGGATTTTGCCAGTAAGGTTGATTCTATAGATATAAATTCAACAGAAATAGAAACAGACAATTATTTTGGTGATAATGATATGAGTACAATAGATTATATAGGACCACTTTTAATAGGATTATTTATATTTTTCTTTGTATTTTTAATTTCAGGAGTAAGTTTTTTAAGAGAGCGTACAACAGGAACGTTAGAAAGACTTTTAGCAACTCCAATTAAAAGATATGAAATAGTATTTGGATACTTAATTGGGTTTGGCATATTTACTATAGTTCAATCCGCATTAATCTCTGCTTTTTCCATTGGCATATTAAAAATATATAATGGCGGAAGCATAGGTCTTATTTTGTTGATAAGCACAGTAATAGCTCTTTGTGCTCTAAGTTTTGGAATGTTTGTATCATCCTATGCACATAACGAACTTCAAGTTATGCAATTTATACCTATAGTTATAGTTCCTCAAGTGTTTTTCTGTGGATTATTCTCCATAAGAAATATGGCAGAGCCTTTACAAATTTTATCAAAATGTATGCCATTAACTTATGCAAGTGATGCCCTAAGAGGTGTGATGACTTGTGGCTATAACTTACAACAAATTAGTAATGATTTATTAGTGCTTATAGGATTTACTGTGGTATTTGCAATATTAAATATAATGACATTAAAAAAACATAGAATTTGGTAAGGTGATAAAATGAGTAAATGGATGAATTATATTATTGAAGAAGGTAATAAAGAAAATAAACTTACAAAAAAACAAGAAAATATTCTAATATCTGCCGTAGAGCTTATTAGTGAAAAAGGATATGAAAAAGTATCAACTGCAGAAATTGCAAAAAGAGCTGGAGTAGCTGAAGGAACAATTTTTAGGCAATACAAAACAAAGAGAGATTTGTTAGATACCATATTTATTCCTTCATTTATGAGACTTATAAAACCTAAAATTATAAAAGAATTTATATCTAGTGTTTTAGATAAAGACTATAATACATTGGAAAATTTTGTTGAAGTTATAGTGAGAGATAGATATGAATTTGCAAAGGATGAAACGCCATTATTTAGAATTATTATTCAGGAAATCATATCTCAAGATTATATAAAAGAGGAAATAAAGGAAATGTTCTTAATTGATGTCTATCCTGTATTTACAAAATTAATTAAGAAGCTTAAGGAGAAAAATGAAATTATAGATGTGGATGAGATTACATTTTTCAGAATTATTATAACTAATATTTTAGGATTCTTAATACCAAGGTTTGTTTTATTTCCTATTTTACAGTGGAATGATGAAAAAGAAATTAATATGGTAATTCAAAATATAATAAAATCTTTAACTTAATAAAAGCAGTATATGTAAATTTTACATATACTGCTTTAAATAAATTACCAAAGTTTATATGTACCCTTAGTATAGTAATTATAATACATATAATTGGCTCTAAATCCCATTAGTATTCCAAAGAGTAAGGAAAAAATGCCATGGACATAATTGGTTAAGGCTCCAACTACAATAATATATACTACAGCTCCAACATACATTTTTTTAGTTAGCATCCAAATCCAAGAGAATAAAAAAGGAAAGAAATTAAACTTACCTTTATAAGTTTCATCATTATCTTTTATTTTTGTGAACTCTAGTTGATAATAAGGCTTTAGATTAGCAAACTCATCGTAAATGCTATTACCTATTTTACCATTTCTATAATATTCTTCATTACTACTTTTATTATCAGAATTAAAAATTATTATTTTTTCTGCTTTATCATTCGTATCTGTTTTTTCGCTGCATTTAGGACAGAATTTATATTCTTCACCGTACTTAAATCCACAGTTCTTACAAAGCATAACTTATCTCCTTTAAAATATATTATAATATAATACTGTAATTTTTCAGTGCGTAGATAGTAGAAGTGTTATAAATATTATTGTTTGATCTAAACTCATATCTTTGAAAAGGAAAATCTGATGCTGAATAATTTAATTTTGGCTTTGACCATGATTTGCCGAAATCTAAAGATTCACTGGTATATAAATCGAAATACTCAATCCATTGAATATATATTTTTGAACAAGTAGAAATTAAATTAGGAAATACACACATGGAATTCTTACTGATATATTTTTCTGATGAAATAGTAAAATTATTATCCAT
Proteins encoded:
- a CDS encoding DUF2628 domain-containing protein, producing the protein MLCKNCGFKYGEEYKFCPKCSEKTDTNDKAEKIIIFNSDNKSSNEEYYRNGKIGNSIYDEFANLKPYYQLEFTKIKDNDETYKGKFNFFPFLFSWIWMLTKKMYVGAVVYIIVVGALTNYVHGIFSLLFGILMGFRANYMYYNYYTKGTYKLW
- a CDS encoding ABC transporter permease → MRISAMVCRIIRQFLRDKRTLALLIVAPMLVLTLMSFVFTEEDTKLNIGVENFNVKNILSSMHKDNDISIMSKKEAEGKFEAKDLDAYIYGDEKELNILLNGADNSVINQLNKNIQEAVKDYMTKKGENNKKIIEDLVSNPMISMMNTDFASKVDSIDINSTEIETDNYFGDNDMSTIDYIGPLLIGLFIFFFVFLISGVSFLRERTTGTLERLLATPIKRYEIVFGYLIGFGIFTIVQSALISAFSIGILKIYNGGSIGLILLISTVIALCALSFGMFVSSYAHNELQVMQFIPIVIVPQVFFCGLFSIRNMAEPLQILSKCMPLTYASDALRGVMTCGYNLQQISNDLLVLIGFTVVFAILNIMTLKKHRIW
- a CDS encoding TetR/AcrR family transcriptional regulator — encoded protein: MSKWMNYIIEEGNKENKLTKKQENILISAVELISEKGYEKVSTAEIAKRAGVAEGTIFRQYKTKRDLLDTIFIPSFMRLIKPKIIKEFISSVLDKDYNTLENFVEVIVRDRYEFAKDETPLFRIIIQEIISQDYIKEEIKEMFLIDVYPVFTKLIKKLKEKNEIIDVDEITFFRIIITNILGFLIPRFVLFPILQWNDEKEINMVIQNIIKSLT